The Akkermansia muciniphila genome includes the window GCGGCAAATGCGGCAAGCAACTCGCGGATTCCCTTGTCTTCCGTAATCCTCCCCACAAAAACGTACAGCACGGCGTCCTCCGGCAATTCCAGGCGCGCCCTCACTTCCTCCCGGCAGCCGGAACAGCGGAAATAGTCCGTGTCTATGCCGTTGATATTGCCATGGGCCAGGATTTCCAGCGGCTTGCCCGTCACTTTCTCCTCCATCAGGAGCTTTTTGACGCCCTCCCCCTCCGGAATAACATGTGTGGCAAACAGGCAGATCAGGCGGTCCATCTGCTTCAGCAGGCATTTGAAGGCACCCTTCCGGTACGGGAATATCAGGCCGGTGAAAGTATGGACCCGGACTGGAACACGGGCAAAAGCCGCCGCCGTCATGCTCAGCAGCCCGGCCTTGGGCGTAAGGGAGTGTACCCCCCACGGGCGTTCCCTGCGGAACAGCAGGAACAGGCGCCACAGGCTCTTCAAATCCTTCCACAGGGAAATGGACCGTTCTATCTCAAGCTCCACGGTAGGCACGCCCTCACGGCGGCGGATGCGTTCATGCTCCTCACCGGGGGAAGCCACGGCGAGAACGTCAAAGAAACCGTTCAGGTAATTCAACTGCCCCTTGAGCAGCAGGTCCAGGGAGATGGAGGCCGCCGCAACCCTGATGATCTTCTTTTTCATGCGTTGTAAATATTCATGTAAAAGGTGAAGACGTAGATCGCCGGGATAAAGCAGGCCAGTTTCTTTTCCTGGTCAGCCCAGAACCTTTGCTTGAAAAAGGGATAGATGAAGACAAAGCCCATCAGGAACCAGGAGAGCTGCGCGAACCTGTTGCTGAATGCCGCGTACATGCAGAGAATCCAGAACGCATTGGCCGCAATGTAAATGTTCAGCAGCCACGTGTACATCACGTCCCGGTACTCCTCCCTGAACAGGAAGTAACAGCCCGAGATGATGGGCAGAGCGCTGTAAATCAGGAAATCCCAGCGGAAACCGACACTGCTGAACAAGGCGGAGGAAGCCTTCAGTTCATCAGCCTGGTTGATGTAAAGGGTCAGGCGCGGATCATCGAAAAAGCCGGAGGAGGCGATCATTTCCCCAATGGCGGGCCCGGCCAGAATGACGGCGAGGATGCAGCACAGCCACGCCGCCACGTAATACCGCGTATCCGTCACAAACCAGGCCAGCGCGCCTGCGGCGGCCAGCAGCATCATGGACTTGTGCAGGCTGACGGCAAGCACGGTGAACAGCAGCAGCATCTTGAGGTTTTTCCGGAATGTAAGGCCCAGAATCATCACGGAAGCGGCCATGCCGTTGCGGATGCCGTTGACGCCATACACCCAGAAGGTGAACATGGCGCACGCAACCAGGAACGGAATGAACCACCTGGCGCCGAAAATCCTGTAGCTGGCCAACGCCAGCGCCCCCACGTACACCGCGGCGCAGGTCAGGAAGTAGTCATGCACGTTACCATGCTGCACCCAGGCATGCAGGATGACGGCAAACAGCCATTCCCCCTTCATGCCCGTCAGCTGGGCTTTCCAGTTCCCGGCCTCCCCTTCCTGAAGGGTCTGGAATTCCGCGGCGTAATTAATGGTGTCTCCAAACTCACCGCTTACGGGCCGCGCGCCCATGTACAGGATCAGGGCGAGCACGAACAAAATCCCGGCAAGGCTGTCCAGCCGGGTCGTGGCAGGAGAATAAATTCCTGCCGTTCCCGCCTGATACACTGCACCCAGTATAAAAAAAAGAACAGTCCAGTTAAACAATGCTGTGTATAGGGAAATGGGAACAAAATCAAAACACATGCCAAGGCAAAAAAGGACGCGGGCGTACTCTAACGGATTATCAGTCCGTTTCAGAATATGAGCCCGGGAAAGCCATTAAATTCAATCTTTTAGGCAGATGGTTGAAAACGCCCCGTTTGTTTGGGTAAAATCCAAAAACACCTTAAGTTTTATATTGTCAGAATCTTCGATTGACTGCGGACTGATAATCCGGTTTCATATTCTGCTTCTAAAAAACGCTTTTTTCTTTCATATATCATTACATATTGAATATGAAGAAAATAGCAAATGACACTAATTATCCGACAATGCAAAAAACAGCTTTTCAGCATTGTTTGATGCCTCCGGATGACCTATCGTTCCTTCCGGTCCGGGCCATGTTCCTCACCTTCGTGCCAGACAGGCATTCTATTCATGGCGGCGGAGCCTTTACAACCATCAGGCCCATCGGCACCCATGCAGCCCCACCTTCACCCCGCGCCGGAAACTCCCCTCGTCAGCATCATCGTCCCCGTGTACAACCTGGAAACGTGCGTTTCCGCCTGCCTGGACAGCCTGCTGGCCCAGACCTGGCTGCCGCTGGAAATTATTCTGGTCAATGACGGTTCCACGGACGGGACGGCGCGCATCCTGAACGCTTACGCGGAACGGCACCCCGGCATCAGGGTCATCACCCAGGCCAACGCGGGGGTGGACGCCGCCCGTTATGCCGGCATGGACGCGGCCACGGGGGAATATGTCATGTTCGTGGACGGGGATGACGCCATTTTTCCGGACAGCGTAGAGGCCATGGTTCAAATGGCCGTCCGGGAACGGGCGGACATCGTCATCGGGGACTACGTGCGCCACCTGGACCGCTTCGGCCTTTTCCGCCGGAAAGACGGCCATATACCGCATAGCCGGGTGGTGGAAAGGGAGGAGTTCCTTTCCTCCTACTATTCCGGCTTCTTCGGCATGGACCGCCATGGCCTCTTCTACACGTACGGGAAAATGTGCATCAAGCTTTACAGAAGGGAATTCCTGCTGGACAACCGCCCGGCCCCAAGCGGGCTGAGGTATGCGGAAGACCAGCTGTTCAACCTTCAGGTCTTTCCCGCTGCGGAACGGATAGCCGTGCTGGCAAGGGAGGTGTATATCTATAAATTCGGAGGAGTGACGGGCAACCTGTCCCTCTCCCTGTTTGACGACATGCTGCTCCTTCATTCCACAAAACTGACCATGACGGACCGGGAAGACTGGAAAAAAAGCGAGCTGGGAGCCTTCCTGAACAACGTCCGCAGTTTTCTGGCTACTCTGGCGGTTTCCGGAGAGCTGACGGCCCGCAGCATGCCGGAGGCGCTTGAAAAACTGAACGGCAGCGCCATCTGGCGCCAGGCGCTTGAGGTCCATCCGTCCCTCAATGACCCCTTTTTCTCCGCCATGCGCCGGAATGACGCCGCTGCGGCCTATGGGGAGCTCAGCCGCCATACCATCCTGAAAAAAACCGCCTACCGGCTGCGCAGGGCCATCCTGAAGCTGGTGCGCTGAACCCGCTTCCATGGAGGGGGTCTTCCCCTGCTCTTCCCGCCATCCATGGAAGGGAAAGCTGCACCCGGGAAAGACAATTTTTTATTGCGTTCCGGGCAGGTAAATCATATATCCCACCGATTCAACCGCTGCCGGTTCCTCCCTTTTACATGCCATGGCTTTCCCTCCTTTCCTGAAATACCTCGGAGCCCTTCTGACGGGCTGGCTCCTCCTGTGCTCCAGCGCGGGAGCGGCGGAAAACGGTAAAATCCTGATGGTCACGGAAGCGACTTTCCCGCCCTACGAATTCTGGGAGGGGAACGCCATCATGGGCATTGACCCGGAAATCATGCGGGAAGTGGCCCGGCGCACCGGCAGGGAGCTGGTTATTGAGGACATGAGCTTTGACTCCGTGATTACGGCGGTAGTCTCCGGAAAGGCGGACGTGGCGGCCTCCGGCATCACGGTCACTCCGGAACGCCAGGGAAAGGTGGATTTTTCCATCCCCTACATGGAAGCGGCGCAGGTCATCATTGTTCCCAAAGGCTCCCCCATCCGGAGCAGGAACGACATCCGCGGCAGAAGAATAGGCGTGCAGCACGGAGCCACCGGAGACACCTACGTCACCCGGAACATCCAGCAGCCGGAACGCTTCCCCAACGGAGCGCTTGCCGTAGCGGCCGTAGCAGCCGGCAAGGTGGACGCAGCCGTGATTGACCAGGACCCCGCCAGAATGTACGTGGCCGGCAACGACCGGCTGGAAATCCTGCCGGAACCCCTCACCTCCGAGAGCTACGCCATTGCCGTGCGCAAAGGGAATCCGGAACTTCTCCGGGACATCAACAGCTCCATAGCGGACATGAAAGCCTCCGGCACGCTGGAGGAAATACGGGCCAAATACGCGGCCATGCAGGTAAAATCCGCCGCGGGGGCCGGAAAACACGCCGCGGGCGGAAACTGGCTGGAAAACGCGTGGCTGGACATGAAGGACTCCTTTGACGTCAACTTCATGCAGGAAGGGCGCTGGAGATACCTGGCCAACGGCTTCCTGGTGACGCTGGAGGTCTCCTTCTTCTCCGTCCTTCTGGGCATCCTGATGGGCTTTGTGGTGGCCGTTATCCGCGCCACGCATGACAAGACGGGCGGCCTGCGCTTCCTGAACGCCCTCTGCAAGCTGTACCTGACGGTCATCCGCGGCACCCCGGTGGTGGTGCAATTGCTGATCATCTACTTTGTGATCTTCGGCACGGTGGACGTCAGCAAGGTGCTGGTGGCCGTGGTGGCCTTCGGCTTCAACTCCGGAGCCTACGTGGCGGAAATCATCCGCGGCGGCATCATGTCCATTGACAAGGGACAGTTTGAAGCCGGGCGCAGCCTGGGCCTGGGCTACTCCCAGACCATGGTTTTCATCATCCTGCCCCAGGCCTTTAAAAACGTGCTTCCCGCGCTGGGGAACGAGTTCATCGTGCTGCTGAAGGAAACCAGCGTCTCCGGCTACATCGCCCTCCAGGACCTGACCAAGGGCGGGGACATCATCCGCAGCCAGACTTACACCGCCTTCATGCCCCTGACGGCCGTAGCCCTGATTTACCTCTCCGTGGTCATGCTGTTCAGCTGGCTGCTCGGCAAACTGGAAAGGAGACTGAAAAACAATGAATGAAGAGCCCGGAAACGCGCCCATGTTCCAGATCAGCCATCTGGTGAAGGAATTCAACACCGTGCACGCGGTGAATGACGTTACCACGCAGATCCGCCAGGGGGAGGTGGTCTTCATCGTGGGGCCCTCCGGCTCCGGAAAAAGCACCTTCCTGCGCTGCCTGAACCTGCTGGAGGAACCTACTTCCGGAGAAATCCGCTTTAAGGGGGAACTGATTACGGCCCCCCATGCGGACGTCAACAAATTCCGCCAGCACGTGGGCATGGTCTTCCAGCACTTCAACCTGTTTCCGCACCTGACCATTCTGGAAAACATCACCATCGCCCCCGTTAAAACGGGACGCTCCACCAGGAAGGAAGCCGTGGAACAGGCGGAAACCCTGCTCCGGCGCATCGGCCTGTACGACAAGCGGAACTCCTATCCCCTCCAGCTTTCCGGGGGGCAGAAGCAGCGCATCGCCATCGTGCGCGCGCTGGTCATGAATCCGGACGCCATCCTTTTTGATGAACCGACGTCCGCCCTGGATCCGGAAATGGTGGGGGAAGTGCTTTCCCTGATGAAGGACCTGGCCCAGGGAGGCCTGACCATGGTGGTGGTCACCCATGAAATAGGCTTCGCGCGCGAGGTGGCCTCCCGCATCCTGTTCATGGACAAGGGAAAAATCGTGGAGGAGGGGCCTCCGGCCCAGCTCATTGACCATCCCTCCAACCCCAGGCTGAAGGAATTCTTCTCCAAGGTGCTCTGATGCGCCCTCTACTCCGGGACCGTTCCGTGCAGCCCCATCTTCATATCCACCGGGAGGGAGACCGTCCCCATGTCCTCCTTGCGGTATAGCCTGATTTTCAGCTTGCTGAGGTCCGTCCCGCCATCCACCGCCATGTATTGGCCGATTCCGGGGCGGCTGGAATCACGGGAGATGATACCGTTGACAAAGTCTGTCTTCAATGGTTTTCCATCCCCGTCCATCAACTCCCAGGAAGCAATACGGTAACCCTTGTCATTCCAGAGCATGACTTCCAGCACCCACTTCTCTCCCAGGCGGCGTGAAACCTTCACGGACAGTTCCTCCACTCCCGCGTCTCCCGCCACCGCCATATCTCCGGCACACTCCTGCTCCTCCTCCGGCCCGGCCATGGCCACAGGGAACGAGACTGCCCCTTCACTGAGGGAAAAATCATAAACCGGGCTGGGCACATCACGCGTTACAGGAAGGTGGAACGCGCCATGCAGCCGAATCCACTCAGCTTCCGGAGACGGAAGCTCCGGGCATTCCCCCTTGAACACGGTTACCCTTCTCTTTCCCCTTTTCCAGGTATGCAAATTTCCCACGTCAAAGGCCACGGCGCCCAGTTTCCTGCCTGTGGAATCCTCCGCTTCCAGGCTCTGGTCCCCCACATCGCCGCTCCGGATCAGATTAAAGGGCTCAAACACGCCAAAGTTCAGCTCAAAAGACAATTTAACGGCCGGGGGCGCCTGTTCATCCGCCTCCGCGGATTCCTTGCAGCGGATTTCCATGCTCCTTAACCCCGACTCCACAGGAATCTTCTGAGTGAGGCCATCGTCACCGGCAAAGGCCCCGGGGGCGCAGCACAACATCCAGCAAACCAACCCGGCAGGTTTCATCATTTTTCCTCCTCCTTCTTTTCTTCCCCCTGACGGACGGGCGCCACCATGCCGCCCATGCCCGCCTTGAAAGACACGGGCACCATCACCTCCTGCAAGCTGGAGGCATATTTTACGGCCATCTTGAACCGGTCCTTGCTCTCCGTGCTCATCCAAATATTTTGCAGCCAGTAGTACTGGCCATAACTGCCATGAAATGCTTCACAGGATTTGGAAACATCGCCCGGCTGCCCGTCCTCCGTAAAAAACTCCAGCTCCTTGATTCCGCAGGGTACGGCGGTCTTCACCCGGATCACGGCTGAAACTCCTTCCCTGCCCTTCCTGCGGCCCGGGCGGCACCACTCCACCGTGACGGCAGCACGCACGTCGCTTTCCTTCCCCAGGGCGGCGCCTTTCAATAAGATGGACGCCTTTTCTCCATCTTTCAGGGAGAGCGTTATTTTTTCCGAAAGCTTTACCGACCGGGACACGGCTACAGGCATGCAGCCCTGCACAGACATCCACGTGGAGTGCGGGGCGGGCCTCCATTTCTCCCCCCAGATATGGAGGTTTGCCCGGAAAGCGGCAGACTTGTCACGGTTATCCGCCGTGCAGAAAGACAGCGGAGCATTCGCCATGCGGGTGCCGCGGGAATCCGCTATTTCCGGCTTCTCTCCGTCCTGGCGCACATACGCCACCCGCCAGGGAGGGTTACATTGAAGCCTCAGATTCCACTGGATACGGAGCCTGGGGGAAGGCCCGGAATCGCCAAGCTCTCCATACTGGAACTGGAGACTATCAAACCGCGCCTGCACCCGGGGCGGGGAAGAAACTTCCGCATGCAGCATTCCCGTCATGCATGCCGCCGGCAGTATGGTCAATAATAAACGCAGCATCACAACAAGTCAGAGGGTTGGTTCCATGTAAGCCGCTTAACCGCTAACGCAAGCAAATAGAACTATAAATAAACATGGGAGGCCTTCCCGTTACTTTTTCTTATCCCTGATCTCCCCCCTCATGCCCAGCTTGACGTCCACGGGGACAGAGACCGGCTCCACAGGAACCTTGTAAATCATCCGGAACCTGAGTTTTTGCATATTCTCCGGCTCTTCAAACTGCAAGCGATTTGTCCATTCACGGTAGGAGGAGTTCATGCTGCTCCCCCCGCCCCGGGATTCGGTTTCCAGAACTTCGTCCTTCTCATTGAGAATTTCAAAACGGTCCAGGTCGAAGGAGCTTTCCACCCCCAGCCCCAGAATCATTTTCCTCATCTTTTTTCCGTTCCTTTCAAACGTACTGCACTCTTTCAGGAAAAGCCTGCCTGTAGGCACGCTTTCAGACAGGACGATGTCTCCGCCTCCCGCTTCCTCCCGGTCATTGGCCCCCGGCAGCGGCACATGCTCTTCCGCCTCTTCTGCCAGGGGAAGTTCGTAAACAGGGCTCTCCACGGAACGGGAGACGGGAACGCGGAACACCCCTTTCAGCCGTACCCAGGAAGCGTCCGGAGAAGGCAGTTCTCCGGCAACTCCATTGACGGTTGCCTGTACTATTCCGCCTTCACTCCGCGGGTACATGCTGCCCATCCTAAACTCTGCCGGAGCCAGCTTCCTGCCGGTGGAATCGGTCGCCTCCAGATACTGGATACCGTCATTGTATCGCGACCCAAAGCCCAATGGGGACTTGACGCTGAAATTCACTCCGAACTTCAGCTGCAGAGGGGATTCCTGGGGCGCTCCGTTAATCCACATGCTGTTTTTTTCCATGCCGACGGAAACAAAAACGACCTTCACCGGATTTTTTTCCTCCGGCTTGCCGCCGCCCCACGCCGCCGCTCCCAAAGCCGCAGCGGCGCACAGCAAAAACCGGGCAACAATAATGCTCTGCCTATTCATCCTAGTTCTCCTTGTTCGGGGTATCCTGTTGTTCCACGACGCCGGACAGGCCGCACCGGATACAGACGGGCACCATGATTTTCCTTAATCCCTCCGCATATTGAACGGCCACCTTCAGTTCCTCCTGCTTCTTCCCCTGCATCCGGAAGTACCGGCCCCAGTCATAACTCTTCAGGGAGCGTCCGGAGCTGGAACCGTAATTTTCCGTCACCAGCGGAGCGCCATCCGGGGAATGCAGTTCAAAATCCAGAAAGCCAAGCGGAGTGGAAGAATAGACTTCCACCCTCAGCATATACCCCTTCGTGTCGTCTCCGCCCTCATCATAATGGCCTTTCAGTTTGACCTTCACGTCCCCGCCGTCCAGTCCGGCGTTCTTGAGCACCAGAGGAACGGAGAAATCCTTGACCGTCATCTTGAGCGTCACGCTCTCCGAAACGGCGGGGCTGCTATATATCACCAAGGGAACCTCCCCTTTGACTTCCACCCACCTGGCTTTTTCCGAAGGCAGCCAGGACGGCGTACTTAAAAAAATTGTTCCGGCTATGTTGCTCTGCTGGTAGGAACGGGAATCACTGTAACGGCAATTCGTTTTGGCAGGAGAACTTCCTTCGGAATCCGTCAGGGCCAGCTCGGAGCCGGACTCCCCGCCATAAGCCACCTTCCATGAAGAAGACGTTTCCCTGACCTTCAAATCCATGGAAAACGACCGGCTGGCTTTTGAAAACGGCCCGGCCTCCTGGAGGTTCGTTCTCCAACCATCCAGGGAAACGGTTACGGCAGGTTCTTCAGGGCTTTCCTTTCCGGCAGCGGGGCCGGAAAGGGCTACCAGGCAGAACACGGCCAGGGCGGGCAGGCAATAATGACACATAAGCAGGGGGTTGGAACTTTCCCACCATAGCAGGTTTACCGGACAGGACAAGTTGAAAACGGCACTCCATCAAAGAACCGGCCCCAATTCCAACAAAACGCTACCTGGCTTTCTTTCCCGCTTCCTCCCGTATTTCCCCTCCCATTCCAAACCTGGCGTCCACAGGAACGGTAACATACTCCGGCACTGTCTTGTAAATCAACCGGACCCTGCATTTGTCCCTATCCATCTTTTCCGGGGAAGAAAAGGTAAAATCAGCGGACCAGCTTCTTGACTGTTCATCAATGTCGGACCTATTGGGTCTCCTGTACTTCATTACCTCTCCCTTCCCGTCGAGAAGCTCGATTTTTTCCGGCTCGAACCGATGATTGGCATCCAGGCAAATGTCCAGGGAGAGCTGCTTTTCTCCATCGCCCTTCTTCCACTCGCACTTGCCTACGTAAAGCTCTCCCATGGGCAGCTCATTTGACTTCACCACATCATCCGCATTCCTGACGTACCCCTCCTCACTGCCCGGCAGAGGAATAAGGGAGGAGGCCCCGGGCCTTAAGGGGAGTTCATAAACGGGACTTTTCAACATGCGCACCACCGGAACCCTCAGGCGCCCCTTCATCCGGACCTGCGTACAGCCGGCGGGCGGCAGGCAGGCAGCCGTACCCTGAATTTCCACATAACTCACCCCTTTCTGCTCTCGTCCGTTCAGCCAGCCCGTATAAAATTCCACAGCAGCCAACTCCCTGCCGTCCATATCACACATCTTTACGGATTGCCTTTCCGCAACGGAGCGGTTTCCAAAGTCCCAGGGTTCAGGAATAAAAAGAACCGCCTGGCACTTCCACTGCAAATCTCCTGTTCTTTTCCCATTTTCCGAACTCCGCTCCAGGCCCGCCTTCGTGAAGGCTATTTCCACCTTCTCCTCCCTCTTATCACTGCCGGAGCCCCGGCACGGCTGCCAGGCCGCCAGGCAGGCAAAGACGCCGCACCATAAATAACGCATTGCATTCATCATCCTTACTTGCCTGAAGTTTCTCCGGCTATTCCGGACAGGCCGAATTTCATATCCACAGGTACGTCTACCTGATGCAGTCCGGTCATGTAGTTCACAAAAACCTGTATTTCCCCTTGTTCCCCGGGATCCAGCCCGTAATCCCACTCCCACACCCATAAAGAGAGGCCGCCGGAACCGGGAGATTGGCTGGTGCACCAGTTTCTTCCCATAACGGGAGTCCCGTCCGGCTTCATCAGCGTCACGCCTTCCACGCCAAGAAGGCGTGGAGAGCTCAATTTCACATTCAGGTCTATCTTCCCGGAACCCTTGTTGAGGGACCATTTCAGGTTCAGGGTTGTCTTGACATCCCCCGGCCGCCCGTCATCCATCAAACCGCCGCCTTTCAGAACGAGAGGCCGTTCCTCCTTTTTCTCCTTCATGGAGAAAAGCGCCCCTTCAGACAGCGCTTCTTTCTCCCCGGTGACAAGAGAAACATTTCCTTTCACGCTCACCCAGCGGGCGGCCGGGGATGGAACCCAATGTTCCGTTTCCATCACCAGTTCCGGATCACTGGAACCCAGAGAATCCCGGTAATCGGACGAAGCGCTGCCCGCGCCGCTGGAATCACCTATCTTCAGATGGATGCCATCCTTCCGGCAGCCTATGATTTTACCGGGAGCAGGAATGGAGAAGCCCAAAACCACGATGAACTTTTTCCGAGTTTTTTTGATTCCCG containing:
- a CDS encoding glycosyltransferase family 4 protein, which produces MKKKIIRVAAASISLDLLLKGQLNYLNGFFDVLAVASPGEEHERIRRREGVPTVELEIERSISLWKDLKSLWRLFLLFRRERPWGVHSLTPKAGLLSMTAAAFARVPVRVHTFTGLIFPYRKGAFKCLLKQMDRLICLFATHVIPEGEGVKKLLMEEKVTGKPLEILAHGNINGIDTDYFRCSGCREEVRARLELPEDAVLYVFVGRITEDKGIRELLAAFAALRAEGTGAPVFLALVGWTEDYAGKELEVPGVFRPGFQEDIRPWLEAADVFVLPSYREGFPNSLLQAGAMELPVIATDICGCNEIVKDGVNGLLVPARDEEALRCAMASLRDDPERRRKMGAEAARQVEGRFTCRIVWEALLNFYGRVSA
- a CDS encoding glycosyltransferase — its product is MQPHLHPAPETPLVSIIVPVYNLETCVSACLDSLLAQTWLPLEIILVNDGSTDGTARILNAYAERHPGIRVITQANAGVDAARYAGMDAATGEYVMFVDGDDAIFPDSVEAMVQMAVRERADIVIGDYVRHLDRFGLFRRKDGHIPHSRVVEREEFLSSYYSGFFGMDRHGLFYTYGKMCIKLYRREFLLDNRPAPSGLRYAEDQLFNLQVFPAAERIAVLAREVYIYKFGGVTGNLSLSLFDDMLLLHSTKLTMTDREDWKKSELGAFLNNVRSFLATLAVSGELTARSMPEALEKLNGSAIWRQALEVHPSLNDPFFSAMRRNDAAAAYGELSRHTILKKTAYRLRRAILKLVR
- a CDS encoding amino acid ABC transporter permease, with translation MKDSFDVNFMQEGRWRYLANGFLVTLEVSFFSVLLGILMGFVVAVIRATHDKTGGLRFLNALCKLYLTVIRGTPVVVQLLIIYFVIFGTVDVSKVLVAVVAFGFNSGAYVAEIIRGGIMSIDKGQFEAGRSLGLGYSQTMVFIILPQAFKNVLPALGNEFIVLLKETSVSGYIALQDLTKGGDIIRSQTYTAFMPLTAVALIYLSVVMLFSWLLGKLERRLKNNE
- a CDS encoding EpsG family protein — translated: MLALILYMGARPVSGEFGDTINYAAEFQTLQEGEAGNWKAQLTGMKGEWLFAVILHAWVQHGNVHDYFLTCAAVYVGALALASYRIFGARWFIPFLVACAMFTFWVYGVNGIRNGMAASVMILGLTFRKNLKMLLLFTVLAVSLHKSMMLLAAAGALAWFVTDTRYYVAAWLCCILAVILAGPAIGEMIASSGFFDDPRLTLYINQADELKASSALFSSVGFRWDFLIYSALPIISGCYFLFREEYRDVMYTWLLNIYIAANAFWILCMYAAFSNRFAQLSWFLMGFVFIYPFFKQRFWADQEKKLACFIPAIYVFTFYMNIYNA
- a CDS encoding amino acid ABC transporter ATP-binding protein, producing MNEEPGNAPMFQISHLVKEFNTVHAVNDVTTQIRQGEVVFIVGPSGSGKSTFLRCLNLLEEPTSGEIRFKGELITAPHADVNKFRQHVGMVFQHFNLFPHLTILENITIAPVKTGRSTRKEAVEQAETLLRRIGLYDKRNSYPLQLSGGQKQRIAIVRALVMNPDAILFDEPTSALDPEMVGEVLSLMKDLAQGGLTMVVVTHEIGFAREVASRILFMDKGKIVEEGPPAQLIDHPSNPRLKEFFSKVL